GGCGACGCCGTTGAGTTCCGCCATCGATTCGCCGGCGAAACTGAGCGTGGTCTCGCCGGTTGCCATCTCCGCATACAAGCCACTCTCGTGGACGAAGCGACGTTGCAGGCCGAAGGCGCGTTCGTAGAATTCCACCGTCGCCGCGACGTCCGGCACGTAAATGATCGTATAGCCCAAGCGCATCGTCATCTCCCGTGGTGATGGGGTGCAGCGTAGGGGACCTTACCTCGACCTGCTTGAAGAAATCGGCCATGTCATTCGATCGACATGCCAACCAGCAGTTCCAGCAGAGAGTCGAAATTTGCATTTCCGATTTCGGCGCTGAGGTCGGTGAGCAAAAGCTGCGCACCCGTAGTGTCCACATCGACCCGAAGCGAACCTAATGATATTGATGATGATCAGAGGCGACGATGACCAGAGGCTAGGTGGCGATATGGATCGAGCTCAGGCCTACTGGCAACTCATAAACCAACCTGCGGAACGAAGCTATGCACGACCGAGAGGCAGATTGCGTCACTTCGGCTCGAGCGCTTTGGAAGCTAGCGTGGCGTAGCCCAATGTCCGATCAGCCACTTCAAGAGGCTCGCGCGATACTCGAGAAGTCGTTGGAGGCTGATCAGAGAAACGTGGTTGTCCTGACTTGCCTCGGGGCGGTGCTATGTGACCTTCGCCTATATGCAAAGGCACGGGAATACTTGGAGCGGGCGGTGCAGTTGGGGTCAACCGATCGAAATACCTACATCAATCTATTCGTCGCGATGCTCGACAGTGAGGCTATGGAAGATGCCCGTGCTGCGCTTGACGAAGGGGTGCATTTTGAGCGGAATCCCGAGACCTGGGAGGCCTACTTTGACCCTCAGGCTATGTAGCCGTTATGTCCGCTTTCGATCTATAGCGGGCCTTGCGTTGCAGGTGTCTTAAGCCACCCGCTCGCTTCAAGCCTGGTCGACGATCCGGATGTGAAGGGCCGTCCGGCCCTGTCGCCGCCAACCCGCTATAATGCCCGGCTTCCCTATACCCCCGGTACCCACGGCAATGTCCCAGGCCGCTCCCAAAGTCGGTTTCGTCAGCCTCGGCTGCCCGAAAGCCCTCGTCGATTCCGAACGCATCCTCACCCAGCTGAAGGTCGAGGGCTACGAGATCGTGCCCAGCTACGGCGAGGCGGATGCCGTGGTGGTCAACACCTGCGGCTTTATCGACTCGGCGGTGCAGGAGTCGCTCGACGCCATCGGCGAGGCGCTCCACGAGAACGGCAAGGTGATCGTTACCGGCTGTCTGGGCAAGCGCTCCGAGCTGATCCGCGAAAGCTACCCCGAGGTGCTGGCCATCTCCGGTCCGCAGGATTACGCCAGCGTGATGAGCGCGGTGCACCAGGCGATCCCGCCGGTGCGCAACCGCTTCCTCGACCTGGTGCCGGACACGGGCGTGAAACTGACGCCCAAGCACTACGCGTACCTGAAGATTTCCGAGGGCTGCAACCACCGTTGCAGCTTCTGCATCATTCCCTCGATGCGTGGCGACCTGGTAAGCCGCCCGGTGGACGAGGTGCTGATCGAAGCGGAGAAGCTGGCGCGTGGCGGGGTGAAGGAACTGCTGGTCATTTCGCAGGACACCAGCGCCTACGGCGTGGACGTGCGCTACGCCGAACGCGAGTGGCGCGGCAAGGCCTATCGCACGCGCATGACAGAGCTGTGCCAGGGTCTTTCCGAACTGGGCATCTGGACCCGCCTGCACTACGTCTACCCGTACCCGCACGTGGACGAGATCATGCCGCTGATGGCGGAGGGCAAGATACTCCCGTACCTGGACATCCCTTTCCAGCACGCCAGCCCGCGCATCCTCAAGCTGATGAAGCGTCCCGGCAATGTCGAGCGCACCCTGGAGCGCGTGCAGGCGTGGCGCCGCGAGGTGCCCGACCTCACCATTCGCAGCACCTTCATCGTCGGTTTTCCCGGCGAGACGGACCAGGAATTCCAGGAGCTGCTCGGATTCCTGCGTGAAGCCGAGCTGGATCGGGTCGGCGCGTTCGCCTATTCGCCGGTGGATGGCGCGAAGGCCAACGACCTGCCGGGCCAGATCGACGAGGAACTGAAGGAAGATCGCCTGGAACAGTTCATGGCGGTGCAGGCGGAGATTTCCGCGGCCAAGCTGCAGCGCAAGGTGGGCCGGACCATCAAGGTGCTGATCGACGAGATCGACGCCGACGGCGCGTGGGGTCGCTCCAGTGCCGATGCGCCGGAAATCGACGGCGCCGTGCGCATCGACGACGGCCAGCTGCTCAAGCCCGGCCAGTTCGTCGACGTGCTGGTCGAGGAAGCCGACGCTCACGACCTCTACGGTCGCCTGGCCTGAGCCCATGCGGTACGTGGCGCCGACGCGGCAATCGCTCGAGCGGAGCGTGCTCGCGTCGCCGCCGCTGTCGTGCTGGCGCGACTACGCCACGCTGCTGGGTGGGGAGGCGTGGCCCGATATCGCAGCCCTGAACGCGCTGCTGCCGGCAGACGCCGACGTGCACTTCGTCACCCAGGACAAGGCACTGCTCGACGACGGCCTGCATTACGAGGAACGCATCGCGCATCGCCGTGCCATCGCCACGCGGCCGGACAACTGGCACGACCTGATCAACGCCCTGGTATGGCTGCGCTATCCGGCGCTGAAACGCGCGCTCAATGCGCGGCAGATGGCGGAGATCGCCGTGATGGGGCGGCGGGAGCGCTCACGGCCGCAATGCGCCCTGACGCATTTCGACGAGGCGGGGATGATCGTCACGCTGCGTGAGCCGGCCATGCTGGCGGCCTGGGATGCCCACGACTGGACCACGCTGTTCTGGACGCACCGCGAAGCGTGGCTGACTGGCGGGGCCCGCGTCGAGGTGTTCGGTCATGCCTTGCTTGAGCACGCACTGACGCCCGGCAAGCTGCTGGTCGGCAAGGCCCTCGTGGTGATGGGGGAGGGCGATGCGCGGGCGATCTGTGCGGACGCCATCGCCGCCGGCAGCGTTCTCAACGACCCGCAGGAACTGAGGCCACTGCCCGTGTCCGGTGTGCCTGGCTGGCATGTCGAGACGGATCGGCCGTCGTTCTACACGACGGCACCGTGTTTCCAGCCCCTGCGCGAAGGTCGGACCTATCCGTTACCGCTTTGACGCCGGATCGGCCAGGCCGTGGTCGCGCACGTAGTCGCCCAGCAGGCTGTCGTGGTCGACGCCCAGCTTGCGCATGGCGTCGCGCTTCTGCCGGCTGATGGTCTTTACCGACTTGCCTTCGCGGTCGGCGATCTGTTGCAGCGACATGCCGGCGACGAAGGCGCGGATGACTTCCGTTTCGCGCGGGGATAGCGGCGCACCCGGCATGGCCACCGAGGTGTCGTCAGCCTCGTTGAGGATGTCGAGCAGGGTTTCGCTGAGGTAGGTTTCACCGTCCGCGACGGCGCGCGCGGCCGTGGCCAGTTCGTCCATCGGGGCGCGCTTGTCGACGATGCCGCGCGCGCCGCGCCCCAGCATGGATTGCAGGGCGGCCGGACGGTTGATCATCGTCAGCACGATGAGCGCGACATGCGGATAATCCCGGTTGATGGTTTCCAGGAGGGGAAATCCATCGTCCTGCCGATCGCTCGGCATGAGAAAATCCGTAATGACGACATCGCAGGCGCGGTCGGCCAGCATGGCCAGGAGTTCGTCCGCGGCCTTGGCCGCACCGACCACTTCGACGTGCGCGTTCTCCAGCGCAAGCCGCCCCCCAACAAGAACGAGGGGGTGATCGTCTGCCAGAATGACCTTGAGTGGCATGCCTTGCGTTCTCCTGAATACGTTGCGATACAGCGGGCTTCGACTCGATTATGCCCATGAAGGTTACCTTGACGAAGCCTCCCGTGTGATCCGACGCCTGTTCCCGTTAATGCTGCTTGTGCTCGCCCGCATGGCCATGGCCATGCCGGATGTGCCGTTGCGCCCTGCCGACGCGGAATGGCTGCGCCATCATCCGGTGCTCATCGTGGGGGCGTATCCGGAGGGCTACCCGCCTTTCGAGGAACTGCGCGACGGCGAGCTGGAAGGCCTGGGCCCGGATTACCTGCGCGAACTGGCCGGCGAGCTGGGCGTGACGCTGCAGACGCGGGAATACCCCAGCTGGCCGGCGTTGCTGGCCGCGCTGGCGAAAGGCGAGATCGACGTGGCGACCTCGGTCACCCCGCTCGAACAGGGCATGCCGG
This DNA window, taken from Luteibacter sp. 9135, encodes the following:
- the rimO gene encoding 30S ribosomal protein S12 methylthiotransferase RimO; this encodes MSQAAPKVGFVSLGCPKALVDSERILTQLKVEGYEIVPSYGEADAVVVNTCGFIDSAVQESLDAIGEALHENGKVIVTGCLGKRSELIRESYPEVLAISGPQDYASVMSAVHQAIPPVRNRFLDLVPDTGVKLTPKHYAYLKISEGCNHRCSFCIIPSMRGDLVSRPVDEVLIEAEKLARGGVKELLVISQDTSAYGVDVRYAEREWRGKAYRTRMTELCQGLSELGIWTRLHYVYPYPHVDEIMPLMAEGKILPYLDIPFQHASPRILKLMKRPGNVERTLERVQAWRREVPDLTIRSTFIVGFPGETDQEFQELLGFLREAELDRVGAFAYSPVDGAKANDLPGQIDEELKEDRLEQFMAVQAEISAAKLQRKVGRTIKVLIDEIDADGAWGRSSADAPEIDGAVRIDDGQLLKPGQFVDVLVEEADAHDLYGRLA
- a CDS encoding DUF3025 domain-containing protein: MRYVAPTRQSLERSVLASPPLSCWRDYATLLGGEAWPDIAALNALLPADADVHFVTQDKALLDDGLHYEERIAHRRAIATRPDNWHDLINALVWLRYPALKRALNARQMAEIAVMGRRERSRPQCALTHFDEAGMIVTLREPAMLAAWDAHDWTTLFWTHREAWLTGGARVEVFGHALLEHALTPGKLLVGKALVVMGEGDARAICADAIAAGSVLNDPQELRPLPVSGVPGWHVETDRPSFYTTAPCFQPLREGRTYPLPL
- a CDS encoding response regulator; this encodes MPLKVILADDHPLVLVGGRLALENAHVEVVGAAKAADELLAMLADRACDVVITDFLMPSDRQDDGFPLLETINRDYPHVALIVLTMINRPAALQSMLGRGARGIVDKRAPMDELATAARAVADGETYLSETLLDILNEADDTSVAMPGAPLSPRETEVIRAFVAGMSLQQIADREGKSVKTISRQKRDAMRKLGVDHDSLLGDYVRDHGLADPASKR